A part of Loxodonta africana isolate mLoxAfr1 chromosome 11, mLoxAfr1.hap2, whole genome shotgun sequence genomic DNA contains:
- the OPA3 gene encoding optic atrophy 3 protein, which produces MRTKMRIMGLQGAAIKPLNEEAAAELGAELLGEATIFLLASGCLVLEYWRHQKHQRHRQLEHSAAWDALQDEVEHLSLMLEALQAQVQAVPSQSALEELRAQLQEVRTQLGARDAPPAPSALPLVPPTALAPPACPAAPPAPPAAPPTCPVTPLALPAPQAEPAK; this is translated from the coding sequence ATGCGGACCAAGATGCGCATTATGGGCTTACAGGGCGCAGCCATCAAGCCGCTGAACGAGGAGGCGGCCGCCGAGCTGGGTGCCGAACTGCTGGGCGAGGCCACCATCTTCCTCTTGGCCAGCGGCTGCCTGGTGCTGGAGTACTGGCGCCACCAGAAGCACCAGCGCCACAGGCAGCTGGAGCACAGCGCCGCCTGGGACGCGCTGCAGGACGAGGTGGAGCACCTGTCGCTCATGCTCGAGGCGCTGCAGGCTCAGGTGCAAGCGGTGCCGTCGCAGAGCGCCCTGGAGGAGCTGCGGGCGCAGCTGCAGGAGGTGCGCACCCAGCTCGGCGCCCGGGACGCACCGCCCGCGCCCTCCGCACTGCCCCTGGTACCACCCACAGCCTTGGCACCGCCTGCATGTCCTGCCGCGCCCCCGGCACCACCCGCGGCACCGCCCACATGCCCGGTCACGCCCCTGGCACTGCCTGCGCCCCAAGCAGAGCCCGCGAAATAG